One window from the genome of Breoghania sp. L-A4 encodes:
- a CDS encoding pyocin activator PrtN family protein translates to MRRATSFASLAQKSLLFCGNMNTAFQLIAMYSGQPVISAEEVARDFFGLTKAKFVRKVTAGDIALPSFGWRRRGIARRACASTTSPHTWTSAELRQ, encoded by the coding sequence ATGCGCCGGGCAACCAGCTTCGCTTCTCTCGCGCAGAAGAGTCTGCTTTTTTGCGGGAACATGAACACTGCATTTCAATTGATAGCGATGTACTCAGGTCAGCCGGTCATTTCGGCTGAGGAAGTGGCAAGGGACTTCTTCGGTTTGACGAAGGCGAAGTTTGTCCGGAAAGTTACGGCCGGTGATATCGCCCTCCCCTCGTTCGGATGGAGGCGCCGCGGAATTGCGCGAAGGGCGTGCGCATCAACGACCTCGCCGCATACCTGGACAAGCGCAGAGCTGCGGCAGTGA
- a CDS encoding DUF998 domain-containing protein: MPHASNDHVATRLLVLAAGLSWAANVQFPISEWATMAFAVDYSAWTQDISVLGITRCGPFLSGDAPAPVPVCSPKHMVLNVSLFILGLQVITGAALSRAAWPDGWMTTVGLCLVAASGVGLLLVGVSPLDVARGPHFIGAAMNFCLGGAGFVILGVACRKAAPRRAAFSLLCGATTLIATWLYSAQIYETLGRGGMERLAAYSMTLWFVGTGLSLLAGECRAATVTAQA; this comes from the coding sequence ATGCCTCACGCGTCGAACGATCACGTCGCCACCCGGCTGTTGGTGCTCGCGGCGGGCCTTAGCTGGGCCGCCAATGTCCAGTTCCCGATCAGCGAGTGGGCCACGATGGCCTTTGCCGTGGACTATTCCGCCTGGACCCAGGACATCAGTGTGCTGGGCATCACCCGTTGCGGACCGTTTCTGTCGGGCGACGCGCCCGCGCCTGTCCCGGTGTGCTCACCAAAGCACATGGTACTGAACGTCAGCCTGTTCATCCTCGGACTGCAGGTGATCACCGGCGCGGCCCTGTCGCGCGCGGCGTGGCCGGACGGCTGGATGACGACAGTCGGACTGTGCCTTGTCGCGGCCTCCGGTGTCGGGCTGCTGCTCGTCGGCGTCTCGCCTCTCGATGTGGCGCGGGGACCGCATTTCATCGGCGCCGCGATGAACTTCTGTCTCGGCGGCGCGGGCTTCGTCATCCTCGGCGTCGCCTGCCGGAAAGCGGCCCCGCGCCGGGCCGCCTTCAGCCTACTGTGCGGCGCAACTACGCTCATCGCGACCTGGCTCTACAGCGCGCAGATTTACGAAACGCTGGGACGCGGCGGCATGGAGCGGCTGGCCGCCTATTCGATGACCCTGTGGTTTGTCGGCACCGGCCTGTCGTTGCTGGCAGGCGAGTGCCGCGCGGCAACGGTCACCGCGCAGGCGTAG
- a CDS encoding IclR family transcriptional regulator yields the protein MLTKADKTTGTQLLDRAISILNHLGEAGADGARMSDLAEACGLNPSTAHRIISSLENHGLIERIEGTRRFRLGLALFALGAKAADGTGFRRACHPSLVRIAGETGDMIFLMARSGFNTVCVDRQEGTYVIETLTGQVGGQIPLGVGSAGQAILAFLPETEANAIIAANSTTYEGYNKLTAGEILRRLPEIRKLGYALDHGQLVEGISALAMPIRLKDNSVAGALSINMTSVRMKAERLDELLNILRREIAIIADTVNPHEVSAAKKAR from the coding sequence ATGTTGACCAAAGCAGACAAAACCACCGGCACGCAATTGCTGGACCGGGCGATCTCCATTCTCAATCACCTCGGAGAGGCCGGTGCAGACGGCGCGCGCATGTCAGATCTTGCAGAGGCGTGCGGTCTCAATCCCTCGACCGCGCACCGGATCATCTCAAGTCTTGAAAACCACGGTCTGATTGAACGCATTGAAGGCACCCGCCGTTTCCGGTTGGGACTTGCTCTTTTTGCACTGGGCGCAAAAGCGGCAGATGGCACCGGCTTCAGGCGAGCCTGTCATCCATCATTGGTCCGCATTGCCGGCGAAACCGGCGACATGATCTTCCTTATGGCGCGCTCTGGTTTCAATACGGTTTGCGTCGACCGCCAAGAAGGTACCTATGTGATCGAAACCTTGACCGGACAGGTGGGTGGCCAGATCCCGCTGGGAGTCGGCTCCGCTGGCCAAGCGATCCTTGCCTTCCTCCCCGAAACTGAGGCCAACGCCATCATCGCCGCCAATTCAACGACATATGAGGGTTACAACAAGCTCACCGCTGGCGAGATCCTCAGGCGCCTGCCCGAAATCAGGAAACTCGGCTATGCCTTGGATCACGGTCAACTCGTCGAAGGTATTTCGGCACTGGCCATGCCCATTCGTCTGAAAGACAATAGCGTGGCCGGCGCGCTCTCCATCAATATGACCAGCGTCCGAATGAAAGCCGAAAGACTTGACGAGTTGCTCAATATATTGCGCCGGGAAATCGCTATCATTGCCGATACGGTCAATCCCCATGAAGTGAGTGCAGCCAAGAAAGCGCGCTGA